DNA sequence from the Dunckerocampus dactyliophorus isolate RoL2022-P2 chromosome 4, RoL_Ddac_1.1, whole genome shotgun sequence genome:
TAAATGAaaggaaattcatttaaaagtGGGTTTTTTAAATCTGAAACTGAAAGCGTTCATGATACTGACAAATGCATCCCTAAATCCCCATGACTTTTGTAAGAAAAATAATTCTTAtgaataaattatattatatattattatcatatttgTTACAATACCATATAAACATATAAGccatataaaaccttttttttttgcagcacagCATCATATATTTACAGAATTTATCCCTCTTCTTATGGTCACACCCCATGGTACATTTGCACAATCAGCAAATCAGCAAATGTCAAATGATTTCAATGTCatattctgcctagcaacaggtgGAGCTCCACCGCCCCACACAACATGGAAGGGACAGGGAGAAATGGCAGCAGACACGCGCTAACTCCAGAAAGTATTACAAAAACAGCACTATATggttttatgtgtatttattagGGTTGTGAATgttaaaccgatgcgaccggatttgacaagcgagagatgcggCTGCATCAGTAGTATCCTCCAGGATCAATAAGAATCATCCATCGATCCTTGgattaatcgattgtagagacatgcaccggttGACAGCCCGCCTCTTAAACAAaacgagagcctgggctgctggAGGAATGATTGCCGTGCATGCTTTGTAGCTTACCctggctgaagacgagaatggatctaattagcattagcagcacgctAGCTAGTCACTGGGAAAGACGTTCAACAGATCAGCAAAACATCCATACCGTACATTATAGATCTACCTTATACATCTAATTTATCTTCTTTATTATGcaatgtgtaaaactaagacaggaacaacatcaaattaaaagcatgaaatgaatacagacccaccttCCACCAGTATAAGCCTGGACTTACAAAtacgcacattagcactcaataacgtcatcaaaccttatcatTATGCATTCCCATatggtatcagcatttgggaccaaatatgaggtgaaagaaaaatgggaaaaatacagtatagtagtctatctgtgcaccGTGTTAGAAAGTTAGATGGTAcattcaaggaccgttgaacaaagcgggataatgtaatattaatgtctacatcaacaaatgtaacctttgaatcgtatcgaatcgATTCGTATCGTATCACTTGTAGACTGTATTGAatcgttttgtttttacaatacaacgttcccttttgcggattcgctgttttgcaaaaattttttagtgcttctttttttttttttttactgcatatGAACGTTAcgggccgagcctggccctttaagaagaattgcatagtgggaagttgagtgtctctctctgtctctctcttccctctcttggctgtctgcaccgcccattgttttctgcgtcctgattggctatagATAATTGTTTAAGTAagtaagtgtttaaacaagagagaaatgtgagaaaatgttattgcgtgtctgagaaaagtgcataaagtgtatggtgaggggttttaaataaaaccttaaaacaaatataattattgtaaaaaaatgaagttggctacttcacggaattcacttattgcgggctattttggaaacctatcccctgcgataaacgagggaacactatatcgtttttgaatggTATCTTAACCCCTGTATCCAGATGCAAATGGAATCatctaccacaaagagatttacatccctagtaTTCATACATActgtcgtccctcatttattgcggttaattggttccagacccgaccaggataagtgaatttttgagaagtaggattcaatattaataaatgtaatatttttgtagttagagcatagaaaacctgtttttgaccttctaaatacggtaaatacattagagccctgtagacatgaaataacacccctgtcgTCAGCTTTACTCTTGTATTAggggccaattttatgtccttaatttcaagagtttgttatttttatccttggaatatatcgtttaagccaaaacattctatttataaaatgaccggtactaggagaaacccattttagctcaatttcctgaaatattttccaatttgaagcaactataaattccgaggatttgagtataattttatgtcactggggatggcttttctggttcattttcattgagaatagacaacagttttccttatagtcatgatgccagaacctttattttgcacctccacctgaatagccatgtacagcacacgttcaatgtccaatgtaaataaTCAGTCTGACAGcgggttcaggaatagcatgcgtctcggttgcattctggcatataaATCCGCACCTGGttcagtgaacattcacacaggagctgctgtcggccactctctgcACTGCTAAGCTGCTGCCAGCACtaagctaacagtcaactctagccacCCGATGTTACACACGTCACTTCTtaaagatactgtattacactccGTATCACGTCTTTtggaatgccttacatttgtacttttgttcatttagccatttttatgcttgaaaatgcttaatttatgttATGAGTATatgcaatttgcttaaatatggattTTTTCCACTAATAATAGACACattcaactatgaaacagcaatcatttatttttgaaaactatTGAGGGCGCGTACATGTACTAACCACATGTATCACTTACtcatttgtcagaaaaaaaaataacacgcGTCCTTCATTCAAGCTGGATGATTTTGGGCCCTAAATGCTAACAACCAATGACTTAACAGATGTTACTTCTACTCTCCAATGAATACGTGACCATATAAGGAAAGCGGAAGTCATAACAATTAAATGGGGAAGTCCAAATGTTGCTTATGAGGCTTTTAATGGTGATGAGAGGCAAGTCAGAATACATGAATGTGATTTGTGTCTTCATTGCTTCACATTCATTATTCCCCCACAGACACACCAGCATTTGGGAGGACTGTGGATGCCTTAGGCTAAGATTAatcattagacacacacacacacacacacacacaccccctcGTTTCTCCTTGGAGTACACAGACATGCACACGTCTATAAAGGCTGCACCCAAGCACAGCACAGGTTAAAGAGAGCACAGCACagtctctttcacacacacacgtcaccgCACAAGCCggacacacacactctcctCCTGGGATATGAACACCTTCATCCTCACCTGCCTCCTCTGCCTCGGTAAGTCTTCCCATTTCCTGCAGTGATAACAACATGAgaaataaatccaaataatgGGATGCTGGGAATATTGTTGGAAGGGACAACTCGTCCGACCAGAGAGGGAGTTTAGCTGTTTTATAGACGAGAGCGAGGAGCTCATTTTTGCACAAgttagaaatgttttcacatgaaATTTAAGTGGTGTTCCAGTTAGAGACGGGCTTTATTCTTAAAGaccactttaatgtttcagtaCTTATAGTATGTCTCCCGCCCCCCCCAGTACTTTACAGTGTTCTCGGCGCTCAGGGATCTGAGGCCTCGTCCTCCGGAGAGCTAGGTACTGCGACGGGGACTTCGGCCTCTGGGGAGGGCCTCCGGGTCTTGCTGGGCGATGCCGATGAGGACGATATTGACCTGGATGAACTTGCAAGTGAGTTTCTCTTTGGTTTGATCCAGATTTCTTCATTTTTATGCGGCAAAAACTGGGCGAGGCACCAGTCGGTTAGTTCCATTAGGTCAGTCTGTACGGTGCAAAGCAGTGCTCTAAATTGTACGCACAACACGAGATTAACAAAAATGTCTCAAATTCTTTACACGTTAGCAcaaccacttgttgctaggcagagttcacAGGGCTCAACCATAAACGCCTCATAGGTAAAATACTACTAGCTGctttggtatggtatggtatggtatgtttaTTTTAGCTCCAGACATGACATGTAgcaagaatgaatgaattacatGAAGGTACATCACATGGGTACATTTGCACAATGCAGCATGTCTGGAGTCTGgcagaagcagagcttatatttaatcctaccccttccccATGTCTGTTAccgataattcattcacaccataacttTTACTTGCTGACACTTATAATATTTCACTTTCCAACATttgtcatttgcatttttttccacttcctgtatgaaAGGATGGtgttcaacacaaaaaaaagatgccAAAATAATGACACTATAAACTTTGTGCAGTTTTAAGGGAATAAAAAACTATGAAAAATGATGAATTGGGAAtcaattgttaataataaacatgaaataaaccaATTAAATTGAGGATGCTGACTCTTCGTGAGTTATGTCTTCAGTTTCCTTGCAGTCGACGTGATGTACGGTAACCTTCGTCCAGTTCTTTCacatctttgacaacaagtactttggcttcctctggtcctccatttaacttgatgtagattttgcagttggcgctccaagtgccttgaattttcccctgcttcctGAATTCGCGCgccttcttggcgatgtcagcgttgcgttttgtcagatgctcactgATGTAGACGTTTGCTTCTTTCATCTTACCCCCCTGCCTCAGCAATGCTACCTGGACTTTATGaggatgacaggtgtggtgttgttattCCTGCCAAACATCGGGACGCACATCCAACCCCTTCGACTGCAGAAAgttggccacctgttgctctgttggAGCAACATCGTGTCCTCCGTTATCAGCCGCACTGGCATAAAACCTGCGTATTATGTGAAGCCCCGTCACAGTTACATTGTTCATGCGTGTCGACTGCTTTGAACGACAAACAAGAGTCAAACAAAATTACTCCCAAAACTGCACTCTacagtaataataagaataGTTCATTTATAGACATTCATTTCACAATTGAATCATTGCTCTGTATTAATTGCAAAATACATACCAGAAAGAAACATCTGGCTTTATTTGGTTCAAAGCTTGTGTACAGTAGATCCATGCATTCCCAATGGCAAAAAGCAATGAGTAATGGACCCACAAAAAGCCCCAAAAATGCCTTATTTGATACTCAAAAAACCCTGtaatatgcctctcacagttattaaacgcattttaaattcagttttttacagtTACACGCATGCAGTATTGTACTGCACAACGTAACGTTACACAACGTTACACAACGTTACGTCTTCcttctggaaaatgttgagtgaatggACTTGTGGGACAGCGCCTTCTGCTGGAGTCATAGCGCTCTTTTTCCCTCGCCGGTgatgccatcaaaccactttccgCTTAAGCTACCAtaaaactatttacaattttataaaaaaattaataaatctgCAAATATTCAAGGGCATGAATGCTGGACAAGTGaatattatttgatttttttctctaaaacaataataatacatagtaatttaacaaaaataaatatatatatatatatacaaccagtccagggtgtaccccgcctctccgctgaaaacagctgggataggctccagcatacccacgaccctagtgaggacaggtggtatagaaaacggatggatggaaatatgtagaaatatatgataaataaaGAAACACAGCATTATAAATAATTTCAAATGACTTTCTGTatgggttaaaaaaacatttctagcAAATTTaagctgaaaaaaatatttttcggtgcacacaacattttttaaatggattttTTAATAGAATTTGTTTATAAAGAACAAACCTATTCATTTAGTTTGAGGCATTTATTCTTAAAGTCACATATATTGATGAatacagaaaataaatcaatatgaaataaataatatagtaagtaaataaacagtaataaacaatttatatatattatatattcttttgtatatatatattttttatcagtATCAGTTATTTTATCATTGGATAATCTTTTAAGTCAGTTTTAAGAGTGCCAGAAGACTTTAGGTAAcgcacagcagcttgagaaaaataaagaaaaaacataaatagaTTTTTAGCTCCTATAGTGAGAAGATGAACAGTGTGGGTGGCCAGAAAACCAGTTTTGGGGGAGTTGGGGAGGTCCCATTACATTCTCTGAGCCTCACTGTACCGTTTTAAGTGTTTTGATGGTCGTTTTTTCCTACTTCCAGGTGAGTTTCTCCGAGATGACAGAAAGAGACGAAAGGGCAAAggcaagaagaagaacaagcagAAGAGCAGGAGCACCACTGCCTCCAACCCCGGGCACCCGTTCTTCACCCAAGACCTCACATCCACCCTTGAAACCACAGAGGACCCCTGCACCTCCACCCATCTGGGCTACTGCATTCATGGCTACTGCAAGCACATGGAGGGCCTGCGGGAGCCTGTGTGCATGTGAGTCCACGGGCCATTTATTTGGTCTTTATTTCCATCttccacattcattcattcatacgtTTTCCAGCTGCATGAAGGGTTACGACGGCGAGCGCTGCGGGATCCAAACTCTGGAGACCATAAGAACCAAACCAGAACATGTCGACGACGACTTCGAGTGGGTCCAGATGGCCTTGGTGATCGCTGCCCTGGTTCTGTCCATCTTCAGCTGCACTGCCGTGCTGCTCATGGCCTGCGCACAGTGAGTACACCACAGCGCTATCTGTTGGGATTGCGAGGATGCAAAGTCAACTATAAACAGAGTTTATGCAGAGGAAAGTCTGGAAGGACTCTTGAGGTCAGAGGTGAAACTGTCCAAGAGTGTCTTTTCTATTGAGCTAGAACAGCAACTACTCAATTTGCAATATTTCTCCTGCAATTGCAACAAAAGTAAcacaattttgtgtttttggggcctttacaatttatttctattgaatgtatttatttatgggatgttttcatttatattgcatTACACTATatcatattatttatattgatttattagttattatttttcACAAGCCCTTTTTGACGTGTAATACAAATCTGGCCTCACGAAGGTCACAACGCTAATGTTGGGCGTTTATTAGTGTTTTGGTAAACGCAGCATTTTTAATATGCCTGCTGTATTGTTGTGTACATAggttgcaaaaacaagaagtacGTTCTTATACTTGGAAAATCTCATTTTGAAGCCTGAAAAACtgcgtttttttccctttttaaaaatattgtcatcattattattattatataattagtagggctgtcaatcgattaaaatatttaatcacgatcAATCAGactttgtccatagttaactcataattaatgaCACTTGATCGCAGGTAGAAATAAggttttatctataataagcaGGGCTGTAAATctttttgtggtaaacgatttgatacgcagCTACGATAACTACAtccaattttatgtaaagggatatcaattttggaaatatgagccattattttattcaaaaaataatatacatttagaaatcccccagtttttgttttgtccaactttgtttgacagtccttgaacgcaccttctaactttgtccccTGCTGTagagatagactactatactgtattttcccctttttctttaacctcatatttgctcccaaatgctgatacgatgtgggaatgcataaaggtaaatgTAATGACCTTattcagtgctaatgtgcatatttgttcggttCAGGCTCGCACTGGTAGacggtgggtctgtattcattttgtgcttttaatttgatgttgtccctgtcttagttttacacaatacatactaaataagataaattagattgctataatgtacgtatgttttactgatgtgtcgATGACTAACTAGTGCGCTGTTAATGCTAGCTAATGCTAGTGCTGCTAGCTCTTCAGCCATTGGCACAAGCCATCAAATAGCTGTCTTTGGCTATGCCTAGCAGCTCGTACCAACATTTTACCCCACagttcaaaacaaaaaatcagccgagacatctaaaaaaaaacactcgttagttgggacacttgcATGCCAAAGTActtctgtataaatgacaataaaacaataccggcagtgcttcagtaccttgttgcttctctctggcaagtcgacGTGACAAATCCAATCACAGCgtcagtagatacaaataactttgttacgagagccatctgccagggttAACttcgacagccctaataataagttaatacaacaatataagatacttttctttcatttgtttaattgtagtgtttttattattgtcattaactTCACTTTAAGTTACCGATATGGTTCTCATGCCTTATTAAGTTCTATGAGCAGAGATCGttatttgaaaaatgtcatacaatctCCACAGTATTGATCCTAACTGTATTTCATGTCTCAATTATCCCTTTTACTTTATCGGCTCACAGGCAAGGAATCATATTTGGTCACATTTTGGGCTTAGAGGGATGCAGCTTCATTTCTCCTGGCAAATTAGCAACAAATAGAAACGATAATagaaagaaaatacagtaaagtaaCATGATTGTGTGTTATATTAGAGTCATTAAAAATGATAAAGAAagtaaataaagaacaaaacatgGTGACTAGTAAAAACAAATGCAGTGATCCTGTTTGTTTTACggtgaatacaaaaaaaactcGATATCACAGATCAAAAGTGAGCAACATCCTGTGAGTTGGCATCAAAAGCCACTTACACAACAGAAAGCACACAACACTCCCTGAACACACCCTGAGTGCACGCCGTCTGCGTTTCACTCGTACGTTTACTAGTGAAATCGCCAACTATGCTCTAATAAGGATGGCTCATGTTTCACCTGAAAGTGACACACTTACTGGAAGAGCATGGCGGCTCAGTCTTCTCTTCAATATGTTGCCAAAGACGTGCATGTGCAAGCAGGTCGAAagtccattttttaaatttttttatggCTTTACAACTGCAGGGACTGCAGTGGTGTTGGACTGATTAGAAGAAGAACCTATTATGCCGAGAATAAAAACATCACATGCCTCTCcacaaaaaaggtgaaaataacaataacatagaATGGAAACCAGCAGTAGTGTGCCAGTACTGAATAATCCTAACTTGTACACCTTCATAGATATATGATTGAAtattataagagaaaaaaaatcacttaaaaTTTCATGATTTGGAATGatagaaaaaataataacaaacaataacaaaatacaatGAATGATGATCAATTATTCATCCAGAACCAAACAAACCCAAATGAAAACATCACATTCGGTCATACATACACTTCTACATAGGAGTATTAAAGTACTACTGAGGAAAATATTTCAACAATTCTACCACAATACCATGAGAAAGAAATATAGAATATTACAAGCAAAAAGGTTTCTTTGCAATGACACaatttcattttacaagaataaagttgtagtatCATCATCACAAGCATATACCTGTGTTAAGATGAGGACTAATAACGTTggaacgtaaaaaaaaaaagatctcgaataacacgagaaaaaagttgaggtttttggagaaaaaaacgtCAAAATCTTACGgcgaaaaagtcataatctttcaagaaaaagaagtcatttttcaagaataaagtcataatattaccatcaCAAGCATACACTAAATGTGTGTTAAGATGCCGACTAAAGCCTCGTAAGTTTATAAGACAAATGGAAATGGAATTATAAGAAAACAActtcttttaaaaaaaggaaaaaaattcaatatgccatgaaaaaaaatcaattttttttgaagaaaaattCCTGATCtgtcaagaaaaaagatgttattttttggaTCAAATTGTAACATTATCTTATCACCAACGTACTGAATGCTTGTGTCAAGATGAggaataaaaagttgtaatttatgagaataagcaaccagaaaaaaagtatttatgatgtaaaaaaaatatataatatattaaaaaaaaataatatggcaagaaaaaaactgcaattgTATGAGAATACAATTGCAATATGACCATATTAACGTACTCTATACTTGTTTTAAGATGAGGATTAAAAACCAACAATGAAATAATCAATGTTTTATCGCAACAACATTGTCATCAGTAAGAAGTCGAatctgtgaaaa
Encoded proteins:
- the areg gene encoding amphiregulin, whose translation is MNTFILTCLLCLVLYSVLGAQGSEASSSGELGTATGTSASGEGLRVLLGDADEDDIDLDELASEFLFDDRKRRKGKGKKKNKQKSRSTTASNPGHPFFTQDLTSTLETTEDPCTSTHLGYCIHGYCKHMEGLREPVCICMKGYDGERCGIQTLETIRTKPEHVDDDFEWVQMALVIAALVLSIFSCTAVLLMACAHYRSHKNFLASYLGSWSEQQKLQKPASDVMV